GGAAGCATTGCTTCTACGAATCGAACACTTCGACGCAATTGCTTCGCGCAAGGAGAAGCTCTTCAAAAAGCTCCAGAAGGAGTACCTGAAGAAGCAATCATGGGGTTACCGACTCAAGTCATCAATGTTGGGCTTTCGAGTGCCAAAGCACCTTGAGGCTGAATGGAAAGCCAAGCTTGACGCAATCGACACACCATCGACTTCCACCGAGACTCCCAAAGGGCAAGAGTGAATACCACCCACGCCACAGTAGCAGCAACCGAATCATATTCTCGCCGATTTCCGGAAGTTGCTTTCAACTTGCTATCTGATACCGGTCTGAGAGTCAGCCCCATTGCGTTTGGCTCATACCGCATTGATACGAGTTTCCCCGAACACCGCGAAGCTCTACACTTTGCTTTGCGATCAGGCGTCAATCTCATCGACACAAGCACCAACTACACTGATGGCGGTTCTGAGCTGCTGATCGGCAGCGTGATTGAGGATATCGAGAATTCAGGTACGATTGGTCGGGACGAATTCGTGATCGTCTCAAAAGTAGGGTATCTTCAGGGAAGGGTCTATCGACTCAGCCAAAATCTCAAGAATGATGATCGCGGCTACCCCGACCTTGTGAATTACTCCGTCGGTCTCGAACACTGCATTCACCCAACATTCATAGAAGACCAATTGACTGCTTCGTTGAGTCGGCTCAATTGCGGTTCGATCGATGTCTATTTGTTACACAATCCGGAGTACTACCTCAGTTGGGCGAAACGCAATGACATCGATGTAGAGAAAGCTCGCGAAGAATACTATCGCCGCATCAGACTCGCTTTTGAACATTTGGAGAAGGAGCGCAGTCGCGGACGAATTCGTTGCTATGGCATTAGCTCGAATACGTTTCCAGTTTCGGCAGACGAATACGAGTTCACATCGTTCGAGCGTGTTATTGGTATTGCCGGTGAAATCTCGCCCCTGCACCACTTCAAAGTCATCCAAATGCCGTTCAACTTGATTGAGAATGGCTGTGCCGTTATTGGCTCGCAGACCGGGGAATTGACAGTACTCGAACTTGCGCGGCGGCACAACATCGCCCTGTTAGCGAATCGCCCATTGAATGCTATATACAAGAATGGGCTGGTCCGCTTGTCTGAAGAGAATCCTCAGAGTGGTCCGTTGAAAGAGATAGTTCTATCGGTTGATGCTGAATGGGGAATCGCCGACACTCTCAGTCAGATGGCGGTTCGATGTTTGCGCAGTTCTCAAGGAGTTACGTCCGTTCTAGTCGGTATGCGGCAGAAATCGTACGTAGAAGATATGCTCGCCGAGTTGCGACGCAGTTGTAAGGTTGATGAACGCAGCAGGTCTTGGAAGAAACTGAACAGCATTTTGCAGAGTTCGACTGTCTCGTAAACCACGAGGTTATAAATGTCCAAACTCAGATTAGACAAAGTCGTTGCTGCTATCATTCAGGCAAGCGCGGTGACCCTCGACACTCCAAAGAGCCTTGAAAAAATCATCTCGCTAATCCGCGAAGCGGCAGCTTCCGGCGCCCAAGTCGTAGTTTGCGGTGAGACCTGGTTGCCCGGATATCCAGCGTGGTTGGACTATTTGCCCAACGTTGCGCTGTGGGGGCATGGACCATCCAAAGATGTCTTCGCAGAATTGTACCGTAACAGCATCACAGTTCCCGGCGAAGAGTGTACTCTGCTGAGTAAACTGGCACGCGAACTCAAATTTGTAATAGTCATTGGCGTAAATGAGCGAGTCGAAGTCGGTCCCGGAAACGGTACGATCTACAATTCATTACTGACATTCGATAGTGATGGCACTCTCGTGAATCATCGACGCAAACTTGTGCCGACTTACACGGAGCGCATGATCTGGGGTCACGGCGACGGTAAAGATATTGGCGCAGTCGAAACCGGTATTGGTCGTGTCGGCGGATTGATCTGTTGGGAACACTGGATGCCACTTGCGCGACAGGTCATGCACGAAAGCGCGGAACAGATACATGCTGCGGTTTGGCCAACAGTCCACGATCTTCACCAACTTGCAAGTCGACAGTATGCATTTGAGGGGCGGTGTTTCGTTTTGGCTGCCGGCATTGTAATGAAGGTCTCAGATTTGCCAAAGCAGTTTGAGTTGCCGATCGAGCTTGCTGCTGAGCCGAACAGGTTGATTCTGCGAGGAGGAAGCGCGATCATTGCCCCTGACGCAAGCTACCTGGCAGGGCCAATCTTCGACCAAGAAACGATCCTCCTTGCCGAGCTCGACCTAAGTCAAATCAGGCGCGAACAAATGACGCTTGATACGACGGGTCATTACTCCCGACCAGATGTCTTTAGTCTCACCGTTAATCGTAAACGCCCTGGCGAAACAAGTTAGTTCGCAAGCAAAACAAAAAAGTAGCCGGAGTCTGCCTTGCGGCCCACTCCGGCTCCACTGATTGACCACCCACTACGGAAATTGTCGCAGGCCGAAGCCTGTTGGTCACGACAAGTTCATCAAGTCTTGAGCTTCTTCAACTCCAGTTCGTACTGATCGACCAATGCGTCAAGCTGATCCACAACCGCTTTGATTGTCTCCGGTTGTGTCAGATCAACTCCCGCTTTCTTCAGTTGTTCCATCGGATAGTCATTTCCGCCCGACTTAAGCAGGGTCAGATACTTCTCTGTGGCTTCTTTGCGTACCTTGGCGTCCTTGCTCTGGATTCCCTGCACCAACTTGGCAGAGGATGCAAAACAGGTCGCATACTGGTAAACATAGTATGGGCTGTTGTAGAAGTGCGAGATACGCGACCAAAGAACGTCATAGAGCTCATCACGAACTACAGCGTCGCCGAAGTAGTCAGTCATGATCTTGCTGTAAATACCTTTGAGAACTTCGGCAGTGATCGGCTGCCCTTGTTCGACCATCATGTGCGCCTGGTGTTCGAAGTCTGCGAACATAACCTGCGTATAGAAAGTACCGAGAATGTTGTCGATCTGTTGTTCAAGAAGCTTGATGCGTTCTTTCGGATCGGTGATCTTCTTGAGCATGTAGTCAAGGAACAGCGCTTCATTCAGCGTGGACGCTACTTCAGCAACGAAGATCGTGTATCCCGAAGTTGCAAACGGCTGGTTCTCGTGCGAGAGCTGTGTGTGAATTGTGTGGCCCAATTCATGGGCTAACGTGAACACGCCATCCAAAGTCCCGTTATAGTTCATCAACATATAAGGATGAACACCATAGACGCCCGCTGAATATGCTCCTGAACGCTTCCCCTCATTCTCGAACACGTCAATCCAGCCGGATGAGGTCGCTTTCTTAAGTTTCGCTTGATAGTCGGTGCCAAG
This genomic interval from bacterium contains the following:
- a CDS encoding aldo/keto reductase, coding for MNTTHATVAATESYSRRFPEVAFNLLSDTGLRVSPIAFGSYRIDTSFPEHREALHFALRSGVNLIDTSTNYTDGGSELLIGSVIEDIENSGTIGRDEFVIVSKVGYLQGRVYRLSQNLKNDDRGYPDLVNYSVGLEHCIHPTFIEDQLTASLSRLNCGSIDVYLLHNPEYYLSWAKRNDIDVEKAREEYYRRIRLAFEHLEKERSRGRIRCYGISSNTFPVSADEYEFTSFERVIGIAGEISPLHHFKVIQMPFNLIENGCAVIGSQTGELTVLELARRHNIALLANRPLNAIYKNGLVRLSEENPQSGPLKEIVLSVDAEWGIADTLSQMAVRCLRSSQGVTSVLVGMRQKSYVEDMLAELRRSCKVDERSRSWKKLNSILQSSTVS
- a CDS encoding carbon-nitrogen hydrolase family protein — encoded protein: MSKLRLDKVVAAIIQASAVTLDTPKSLEKIISLIREAAASGAQVVVCGETWLPGYPAWLDYLPNVALWGHGPSKDVFAELYRNSITVPGEECTLLSKLARELKFVIVIGVNERVEVGPGNGTIYNSLLTFDSDGTLVNHRRKLVPTYTERMIWGHGDGKDIGAVETGIGRVGGLICWEHWMPLARQVMHESAEQIHAAVWPTVHDLHQLASRQYAFEGRCFVLAAGIVMKVSDLPKQFELPIELAAEPNRLILRGGSAIIAPDASYLAGPIFDQETILLAELDLSQIRREQMTLDTTGHYSRPDVFSLTVNRKRPGETS